In Nostoc edaphicum CCNP1411, the sequence TCAAAATTTCTGAAGCGTTGCTGACTTCACCTGCAATCAAATGCTTGAGGTCTTGAACAATACCATTCATAAAAGTTACGATCCTTTAGAAAGAGACGTTTTTAAAAGATTCATCCCAATCTGCAAGATTTTAGGAGTCAAGCGAATCAAATCGAGAATATGAGAGAACAAGCTCGGTGTTTTTTGTGGCTTTACTTCTACCCCTTTGGCAGGTCTTTCATACTTGAACATACAAACGCAATCACCATCTGCCTGCTTGCTAATAATTGCGGCTTTCATCCCAGGAAATGCTCTCCTGGTTGCTTCTTGTTCCATCTCGCAAATAACTCGGCAAGGGCTTTCAAGTCCATATTCTTTGGCAATTGAAAGAACTGGGCAAACTCGTTGAATTTCTAGTGCAGCATCTTTTCCTTCTTGGGAAATATCTACGACTTGCATTTTGAAGCCCATGATCCGAAAGATCGGAATTGCATCGGTAAAGCCTTTGGCTATGGTGGTATTGTCAATGAAAGCACCCATGAACGCTTTTTGATGAGCAGGGTAGGCTAACATCATTTGTTCAAAAGCTGCATGTTCTCCAATTTCATCTGCCAGCTTTTTGTAGGCTGCAAATCGATTCCTAAACATACTCACTGCTTTGGAGGAATCCATTTGCATCACATCGTTCATGGTAATGTCGCCAATACCTGTAACGTTATCCATTGCCAGTTCTCCGTGTTTTTTATTCATTTGAATGACTTAGAAAAGCGAGCTAATCAATGGCTGATTACTGCTAAATTTCAGACAGCGATCGCCAGAAACTTTTTTGCTCCTATAATCCTACGATTGACAACATAAGCTAATCGTCATTCATTTTTCCAGAATGATTCGCTTGTAGTAAGGGCTTCATCCCTGCTTTTATGCAACTTAAATGCCGATTAGCTTAAACAGCAATTTGTCTCCTGACTAATTCAGGGCTAGCATGTCCTTGGTGATTCAGGACTAGTATGAATTGAACTCCATAAGTATAGTAAAATTATCGTCAACGTTAGGTATCTGCTAACAAACATACACAGGAATACAATGTCAACTTCTTGCAGTTGCTTGATGGAGAGATGACTCAACCATTGAACCTGGAAAAACTTGCTAATTTCAGTTTTGAAATTGGCGAATTCAGTTGAGTTATACCAGCGAAATAATTTGTTAATTTTTAGCAAAATACTTGTCGGCAATTTTTCCATAAACACCTTGTTACTTCCGATTTAGAGGCTATCTCTAAAGAAATATAAAGAGTAAAAAGTAGGCGCTTATAATACCATTTAACTCAATTCTTGATACAAATTACTTTTCTTACTTTCCCTGGCTCAAGAGCCTGCCCTACTCAAGAACAGGCTGCCATCTGTATCAATCTTTAGGTGAAACGGTATTAGCCCTCTTTTTATCACTTTGGGAGAACTAAATCAATGAAATTTTTTCAGAGCTTTAATCTCCAGGTTTTGGTTACAAATTTTAGTTCCTGTTAGAAAATAAACACTCAAAGCTTGACTCGATCAAAGTTTCGGAATCTTGCTTCGATTATTGTTTTCCGAGAGTAACAAAACAGGGTTAGGATTTGGGTAGCCAACATTTTTGATCAGCTGCTGTTTTCAAATCTGCTCTTGACCGTCTTTACACCCATTCCTGGGGATTTCTCAGTACCTCTAGAAGCTTTGCTTCTTGACTATCAGCCGTGGGTTGGTCATTATAGTTCCAAAAAGCTTCTCCAGGCATACAATTAAGAACACTTTGTGTACTCACAATGCCGCTTTCCAATCCGAATCGAACACCTCTATCATGCAGTAGAATAAATTCGGCATAACGTCCGCGTCTGATCCGCTGCCAATATTTCTCCTGTTCCGTAAACTCCATATCCTTACGTTGTTTGACAATCGGAAAATAAGCAGGGATGAAAGCTTCAGAACAAGTTTTTACGAAGGAAAGTAAAGTTTCGACATCGGAATGTTGTAAATTGTCAAAGAAAATTCCACCTACACCTCTACACTCACTGCGATGAGGAAGATAAAAGTATTCATCACACCACTTTTTCAAGCGTGGATAGAGTTCTGGATCGTGCTGATCGCAAGCTGCTTTATGTACTTGATGAAAATGAACTGCATCTTCTTCAAATAAGTAAATTGGTGTTAAATCACCTCCACCGCCAAACCACCAAGAACCAGGTTCAGTGCCATCACCCAATTGAAAGTAGCGATAGTTAACGTGTGCTGTCGGTATCATTGGATTAGATCCATTAATGACAACACTGGTACTCGTAGCGAAGAAAGAAGTACCTTTTTGATCTGGCGTTATAGTTGTTGGGTCTGCCATCACAACATCCGATCCTCGGAAAGTCACACCAGGAGGTAACTCACCCTGCATCGATACGTAGTTGATACCTACTTTTTCAAATACATTCCCGTTCCGCAGCGACTTGTCGATATATATAGCACCATTACTGTTTTCACCTTGTACCCATTGGCCTCTTTCATCTCTTGTCCAGCGTTGTTCGTCAAGTTTACTTCCATCTATTTCCTCAATAGATTGGCAAACATTATCGAACATATCTAGCAAAAAACTTTCAACTCTATTACTAATTGGTGGTTGCTTGACTGCTGGATTTTCAAGAATTTGAACCATGACAACTGACCTCGTAGTGACTAAATAGTTATTTGCAAAAAAGGAATTTTGGAATCTAGAAAAATTGGAAGTTGCTTCTCAACCTTTCATCTTGAGGTTTCATTGATTAAGTATGTTTGCTTTGTAGCAAAAGTCTGGGAAGGAAAGAGCTAGAATTTCGCGTTAATTACTTTTGGTTTTCGCGTTACCTAAGTCCTTTCGCTATCTATCTTTTTACTTTAGTCAGGTTTTTACTAGTGAAGATATAGAATTTTAGGAAAATTATAAAGAAAATATTAAAAACGCAACTACCTAGTTTGGAGAAGAAAAATAGGATAACTTCAATAGCTATAACCAGTCACACTTCAAATCAGTGTTTTACATTATTTTGACTTAACTAAAAAATAAGTTATTTTTAGCTAATATTTAACTTAAACATAATCAATATCTCAGTCTTTAGATAGAAGACAGACTATTATTGTAAATTTTTGGTGTTTGTACTATTTTTTTAGCTTTTTCAATATTCGATGCTTCCAGAAAATAAAATATACGTTTACTGAAATGATAATCATTTTTGTAAACGAAAAATATGCAAGATAAATATCTGCACTCAAGAGCAACTTAGGAGCAACCGCACAAGCGACGCACCACCTACTACGAATGAAATAAACACTTCCTTTCCCTACTCTCCATATTTATTGAAAGTGCAGTAGGACATGGCTTTTTTAGTTAAATGCATCCATAAAGGAAGTTTGACTGACTAACTTGACAACTGGATACTTATCATACCCAGTCATAGTTTTAGCAAAATATAATGCTGTTGAAACCCCATCAAAAATATTTTTATTCTAATGATTCTCTAAAATTCAGTTTCGGGTATTTTTTTGAGGTTTAATTTTGGCAATCGGTTTGAGGCAATACCCTAAATTATTTAACTTTACACGAATTGTTTCCGAAGTTGGTAATTCTTCATCATTATAACCAAACTTATCAATTAATTGCTGTCTCACTTCATTAGCAGAAAGAGGTGTATACAGTCTTTGGCTTTTACAACTTGGGTCTATTTGGCTTTGTAAATCGACAATTTTTTTGATATCTTCTAAAAGATTTGGCAGTTTTGCTTCTGCTTTACAACGCCCTCTACTCCGATAATTATCTACACAAGTGATATTAGTGGTTAATTCTTTAATTCCTTTACTAATAGTTACACGATTCCATCCTAACTCTCGCTCCGCTAGAGACTGTCCCCCGTGTCCTAATGCCACAACTGTTTGTGCTATAAATTTACGTTTGTCCGCACCTTTTAATTGCTGTGCGGTTTCCTTCAACAACTTTTTCAGTGAATCCGTTAATTGTATTGACACCTCTATCTACCCAAAAATTAAATCATCATTAATTTACTACAAAAAGGGGAGGGAGAGGCTAAGAACGGCAATCTCTCTCGTCCTTACATAATGATTATCATTGTTATAATTGTATATTTTATTTTCTGGCGTCTCTCTAAAATACATGTAGTGTTGTCACTACTAAATAACTTTTTTCTTAACTTCACTAGTCTTTACTGGTGAAATTTTTTAGAAAACTTACCCTAGATCACAAAGGACTTTTGAACTTTCGTTTTTTTTAACCTGGATGTATAAGGAGGAGCAAGAGTCATATACGGTGATTAAAGGTAGTATGCCGAAAGCGCTTAAGTTTCGGTTTAAAGCGCTCTGTGCACAATATGGATTAAAGATGAGTGAAGTCTTGGAAGTATTAATCAGCGAATGGGTAAAGGCTGATGGCCCAACTTCTTCTTTCATGACTAACACCTTAGATGAAGACCGAGACAGTATCACTCATATCAAGGCATACATTCCCTCCTCCCTGAAGATACAATTTAAAGTTCTTTGTGCTCAAAGAGAGGTTATGCAACGCTTTATCCTCCACAACCTTATTCGTGAATGGGTAGAAACAACCCATGAAAATGAAAGAAACTTGCCATGAATCTATTATTTCGTTCAACTAACATCGACAAACCCAACAAAAGTAGCCAATTAAGTCTAAAGAGTAGTAATCCCTTTATCCAACTGATATTTAACAGGGACACTATATCTGAGACTCGCAAGCTTCTAGATAGAGCTATAGTATCTGCTGCCAAAGATACATTACCCAACTGCAAGCCACCTGCCTTAACTCCCTCCCATTGGATCTGGCAACTTGCCGCTTCCTACCATTTAACTCACTATACTGCGCTATTAATGGAACAAGCCGCTGGGCGCTTTGCTGTATTGGGACGCTGGAGTTTAGCACAGTGGGCAGCACAGAAAGCTCGTGAAGAACAAGGTCACGATCGCCTCGCCTTGCTTGATATTCAATCGATGGGATATGATGCCGAAGCTGTAGTCAAAGCACTCCTCCCTCCGACTGCTATGGCTTTGCTGAGTTTCTTCACTCAGAGCGTACAAGCAGCAGATCCAATTGGTTGCGTTGGGTATTGCTATACAATGGAACGTCTAGCAATGAATATCAAAGCAGAGCATATCCAACAGGTAGAAGCGATACTACCACCTAATACTTATGCTACTCGCTGCCTGCGAATGCACAGTAGTTTAGGTAGTGACGTAAAGCACGTGGATGAGACAGTTCAAATAGTGGCAGCACTAACTTCAGAGGAGCGCACTAACATAACTGTCGCCTGCTATGAAACTGCACTGTTGTACTTCAACTCGCTTAAGGAGAAGTATATATCAGAAGTGGAATTACAGCAGCTATTGAATCAGTTGAGGTTAGATCCTTGTAGTCAGAATAATTCTATTCCTCAATATATTTCCTAGTGCAGAGAGCGCTGAACAATGATTAATTTGTTGGCGTTGCAGAGAAAGCGGAATGATTTAGCAAATTGTAAAATCTCTCCGTCTGCTTACCCTGTACAAGAACTTTCATCCACTTGTTGTGGAACGCCAATTTGTTTAACCAATTCTTAATCACATACTTGAAACAACCTGAGGAAAATACAATGAACGTCGCAATTACAAGCATTGGACAGCAACTTTTCGGCTGGAAATCTTTCGGTTACTTCTTGAAGCACAACTTCGAGACTTGGTTTCAAGTTCCGAATGACGACGAAATTGAACTGGAAGACTTTTTGAAAGATCAATTCGACCAAGGACTATTTTTTAATATTCCTTCCTCTTTCTAAGCTCTCGTGAGAGGTTAAGATAAAGCGTATTTTGTCAATCAGTCAAAATACTCTCTAGGCCTCAGTAGAGCGAAAATAGCGATCGCTTGGGCGCGGGCACTCCGCGCCATCACTCAATTATTAAAGCAAATAATAAGTATCTAGGCATAAATAAATTTAAAGTTTGTAGTAAGGACTTTAGTCCTGATAATCCTTGCTCTGAGCGATAAATCGCTCACTACAAACTAGGAGTTTATTTTATATTTAATTATGTCTACCTACTTATATAAGTTTTTCATCTTATTTAGTTGATTATCTGAAATTAGATAATCAACTAAATGATTACTAGATGTTAACGCAATGTTTACAGCTTTTTAACCTCTCTTTATACAACCATAGCTATATTGCGATTGGTAAGTTTTACTGAATTTCTGTAACTTTAGCAGAAACAATTGTAGTTTGTTTAGACAAATAAATAGTAACAAATGAAGAAGTCTGATTTTCTCAGGGCTATTCTAACTATTGCTGTACCAACAGCAATATCTTTCACTCTGATTAATTATCTACAAAAGCCACTAACAGCCCAAACCTCAAGTGTTCATCTAAGAATGGGCAATCCTAGTAATGCTGGCAGTAGTTACAGTAATCTTTTGTTGAGCAAATCTCAATATGCAGTTTCTCACAATTGCTATAGAGGGACACCAAATTGGGTAAGTTGGCAGCTAAACACATCATGGCTAGGAAGCGCACCTCGCCAAGATGATTTTCGTGCAGATACTACATTACCTTCAAGCTGCTACCGAGTCACTTCTTCCGATTACACTGGTAGCGGTTTTGACAGGGGACACATGACTGCTTCAGCAGATAGGACAAATACAGTTACCAATAACTCTGCTACTTTTTTAATGACGAATATAATTCCTCAGTCACCTGATAATAATCAGGGGCCTTGGGCTGCACTAGAAAACTATTCTAGAGACTTAGTAAACCAGGGGAAAGAACTCTATATTATTTCGGGTTCCTATGGCACTGGTGGAACTGGGTCGAATGGAACAAGAAACACAATTGCTAATGGTAACGTTACAGTTCCGAACAGAACATGGAAGGTTATTGTAGTATTAAATTCATCAAATTCTAATGCTAGCAACGTCACTACTAACACAAGAGTAATTGCAGTGAATATGCCTAATTCGCAGGGAATTAGAAATAATAGCTGGAGAAACTACAGAGTTAGTGTTGATTCCATTGAAACAAACACTGGTTACAATTTGCTCTCTAATGTTTCTTCGTCTGTTCAAAGTGTAATTGAGTCTAGAGTTGACAATTTGTAAGGATACTTACTTCACTTAAAACTTGAAACCTGTCTGTAATTCAATACGCTTCGGTTAAGGGCTAATTGTACAAAAATGTGGGTTTTCGAGACGCGATAAATCGCCGTCTCTACAAGTATTTTGGTATTATCTGAACTGTATTGGTCTATAAATTATAGACAGGCTGATGTTTGATTAGTTAGGTTTCTACAACTTTTGTCGAAATTCCGCCTAAATCTTTATCTGGAATTTTACCAACAATATAGATATCAATACTTATCGTACCTATGCGATAAACTTTGAGATTAGTGAGGTGATCTCTTAGTGTTTTGACAAGTGTTTTAAACTTTGGCACATTTTGTTTTTGTATTTCATCGTGCCATTCTTTTTCTTGGGCACAGTTCCGAAAAAAATAATCTAGTTCTACTTCTTCAACTGATGTTTCTTGAGGATGTCCTGTTAACTGGAGAAGTTTTTGAGCGGTCATTGGTTCTTGCGCTTGATTAGACCACAAAAAAGCTTCAAAAGGATACTCTGATTCACTTATCATTAACAAACCATCGGAGGCTTGTTTAAGTTTTTCCGTAATCTCGTTAGTCATAAAATTTATTTATGGTTATGAGCATTGATTTTTGAGTTTGCCAATCAGAGAATTAAGATTAATTTGGGTAGGCAAACCTTGAGGAAGATTTCCAGAATTATATCCTCTGTCTTTCAATCGTTGAATAAAAAATTACCTATTTCTCCTCTGCTCCCTGCTCCCTACCTCTTTTCAATGCCCTATGCCCCATTCCCCATACATGATTCATCAACCTAGTGGATGAGCTTTTAATCTTTCTCAGTTAAAAATGATTCATCTTTTTGATAGAGGGAGCAAATATATCCACTTGTGAACATGGAAAGAACCTTTAGAGGTGGATAAAAATGGCTAAGGCAAATCCAGTTGAAATACAAAAACACTTGAAAGGTGTTGACTATCCCGCGAATAAGAAAGAATTGACTAAGCACGCTAAAAAGCAAGGAGCAGATAAAGAAATTCTCTCTCTGTTAGAGAAACTGCCAGATGATGAGGAATTTGATAGCCCAGCCGATCTCAATAAAGCTATAGGTGAGATAATCTAGGTTCTTGCTCTGGCGGGGAATAATCTCCTGATTTCCCGCCACTCTTACTGATTAAATGAATTGATTCAATTTGAATCGATTTTTCTAAAGCTTTTGCCATATCGTATAAAGTCAAGGCAGCGACAGAAACGGCGGTTAAGGCTTCCATTTCTACACCAGTTTCAGCTTTAGTTTTGACTGTGGCTTGAATTTGATAACCAGGTAGTTGCGGGTCGGGTATAATTTCGACTGCGATTTTTTGCAAAGGTAAGGGATGACACAGAGGAATTAAAGTGGCTGTTTGTTTAGCTGCCATAATCCCAGCCAATCTTGCAGTTGCCAAAACATCACCTTTTGGCAGATTTCCAGCTTGAATGGCAGCGAAGGTGGCTGGCAGCATCCGCACATTAGCAGCGGCTACTGCTTGGCGAATCGTAGGTGCTTTATCAGACACATCTACCATCTGTGCCTGTCCGTGGTGATCTAGATGGGTTAAGCTGGCAAAATTAGATGGAAAATTATCTTGCGTCATTTAGTTAGAACGTGTTAATATAGATTGTCGGTGAGGGCGTGTAGCTCAGTGGACTAGAGCACGTGGCTACGGACCACGGTGTCGGGGGTTCGAATCCCTCCTCGCCCGTTTTTGAAGGCTAAGAGTTAAAAGTTAGGAGTGAAGAGTTAAAATTCTTCACTCCTAACTTTTAGGTTATTCAATGAGTAGGCATCTGGAGCGCGACCTAGTGCAAAGCGCAGGG encodes:
- a CDS encoding DUF2795 domain-containing protein translates to MAKANPVEIQKHLKGVDYPANKKELTKHAKKQGADKEILSLLEKLPDDEEFDSPADLNKAIGEII
- the moaC gene encoding cyclic pyranopterin monophosphate synthase MoaC; translated protein: MTQDNFPSNFASLTHLDHHGQAQMVDVSDKAPTIRQAVAAANVRMLPATFAAIQAGNLPKGDVLATARLAGIMAAKQTATLIPLCHPLPLQKIAVEIIPDPQLPGYQIQATVKTKAETGVEMEALTAVSVAALTLYDMAKALEKSIQIESIHLISKSGGKSGDYSPPEQEPRLSHL
- a CDS encoding DNA/RNA non-specific endonuclease, which translates into the protein MKKSDFLRAILTIAVPTAISFTLINYLQKPLTAQTSSVHLRMGNPSNAGSSYSNLLLSKSQYAVSHNCYRGTPNWVSWQLNTSWLGSAPRQDDFRADTTLPSSCYRVTSSDYTGSGFDRGHMTASADRTNTVTNNSATFLMTNIIPQSPDNNQGPWAALENYSRDLVNQGKELYIISGSYGTGGTGSNGTRNTIANGNVTVPNRTWKVIVVLNSSNSNASNVTTNTRVIAVNMPNSQGIRNNSWRNYRVSVDSIETNTGYNLLSNVSSSVQSVIESRVDNL
- a CDS encoding nuclease A inhibitor family protein, which translates into the protein MTNEITEKLKQASDGLLMISESEYPFEAFLWSNQAQEPMTAQKLLQLTGHPQETSVEEVELDYFFRNCAQEKEWHDEIQKQNVPKFKTLVKTLRDHLTNLKVYRIGTISIDIYIVGKIPDKDLGGISTKVVET
- the hemF gene encoding oxygen-dependent coproporphyrinogen oxidase, translated to MVQILENPAVKQPPISNRVESFLLDMFDNVCQSIEEIDGSKLDEQRWTRDERGQWVQGENSNGAIYIDKSLRNGNVFEKVGINYVSMQGELPPGVTFRGSDVVMADPTTITPDQKGTSFFATSTSVVINGSNPMIPTAHVNYRYFQLGDGTEPGSWWFGGGGDLTPIYLFEEDAVHFHQVHKAACDQHDPELYPRLKKWCDEYFYLPHRSECRGVGGIFFDNLQHSDVETLLSFVKTCSEAFIPAYFPIVKQRKDMEFTEQEKYWQRIRRGRYAEFILLHDRGVRFGLESGIVSTQSVLNCMPGEAFWNYNDQPTADSQEAKLLEVLRNPQEWV
- a CDS encoding L-2-amino-thiazoline-4-carboxylic acid hydrolase, which gives rise to MNKKHGELAMDNVTGIGDITMNDVMQMDSSKAVSMFRNRFAAYKKLADEIGEHAAFEQMMLAYPAHQKAFMGAFIDNTTIAKGFTDAIPIFRIMGFKMQVVDISQEGKDAALEIQRVCPVLSIAKEYGLESPCRVICEMEQEATRRAFPGMKAAIISKQADGDCVCMFKYERPAKGVEVKPQKTPSLFSHILDLIRLTPKILQIGMNLLKTSLSKGS